A part of Halobacillus shinanisalinarum genomic DNA contains:
- a CDS encoding BadF/BadG/BcrA/BcrD ATPase family protein, translating to MIIGIDAGGTSTKGALINEQEEVLFTFESGYGNPLVNEHKAFQHIENVIGACMQATLEPVNHIVIGMAGYETLKNKIVIPDSWHSTEKITLISDAELAYEAGLAAQEGILTIAGTGSIHVGKKDEQLFIRGGWGHLLGDEGGGYDLGRSAVQRVAYTLEMDLKRSPFCQKILTYMGVTDVNGVKMWFYAQDKSGVGKLALLVERLAKEGDREALELLEEKACELAAQVQQLYTRMQLDERSTLVIAGSVLLESEHFQSYFTRNLTCTFCEVKRLDRPAYMGAFSVARKKENW from the coding sequence ATGATCATAGGTATAGATGCAGGTGGAACGTCTACGAAAGGTGCACTCATAAATGAACAAGAAGAGGTCCTCTTCACCTTTGAATCAGGATACGGAAATCCTTTGGTGAATGAGCACAAGGCCTTTCAGCATATTGAAAACGTGATAGGTGCCTGTATGCAAGCTACCCTAGAACCTGTTAATCATATTGTTATCGGAATGGCAGGGTATGAAACTTTGAAAAACAAAATCGTCATTCCAGATTCGTGGCATTCGACTGAAAAAATCACGCTGATTAGCGATGCGGAACTGGCTTACGAGGCAGGTTTGGCTGCTCAGGAAGGGATTCTTACCATTGCAGGTACGGGATCCATTCACGTAGGAAAGAAAGATGAGCAACTTTTTATCCGTGGTGGGTGGGGGCACTTGCTTGGGGATGAAGGAGGGGGTTACGATCTCGGTCGATCTGCGGTTCAACGAGTGGCATATACCCTTGAAATGGACTTGAAACGTTCGCCCTTTTGCCAAAAGATCTTGACCTATATGGGAGTCACGGACGTTAATGGCGTGAAGATGTGGTTCTATGCTCAGGATAAATCCGGCGTGGGTAAGCTTGCCTTACTCGTGGAACGGCTTGCTAAGGAGGGAGACCGGGAGGCTTTGGAACTGCTTGAGGAAAAAGCTTGTGAGCTTGCTGCACAAGTGCAACAGCTATACACGAGGATGCAGCTTGATGAGAGGTCGACGCTTGTGATCGCAGGGAGTGTGCTGTTAGAAAGTGAACATTTTCAGTCTTATTTCACCAGAAATCTCACCTGCACTTTCTGTGAAGTGAAACGACTTGATCGTCCCGCTTATATGGGGGCGTTTTCGGTTGCTAGAAAAAAAGAGAACTGGTAG
- a CDS encoding DUF4212 domain-containing protein: MRKMDPAKAEAYFKYRTTMIVIYLTVGFLASYLVVFFARGLSSITVMGIPFHYYMGSQGAVVTFIILLFINAIISDKIDKKFGFDPKFVDSTNQTVD; this comes from the coding sequence ATGAGGAAAATGGATCCGGCCAAGGCTGAGGCTTATTTTAAATATAGAACGACGATGATTGTCATTTACTTAACAGTTGGTTTTCTTGCATCTTATCTTGTTGTGTTTTTTGCCAGAGGCCTTTCCTCCATTACTGTAATGGGTATTCCTTTTCACTATTATATGGGATCTCAAGGCGCAGTGGTAACTTTTATTATTTTACTTTTTATTAATGCAATAATTAGTGACAAAATTGATAAAAAATTCGGCTTCGATCCAAAGTTTGTAGATAGTACAAATCAAACAGTCGATTAA
- a CDS encoding sodium:solute symporter family protein, producing MDGQFTVSLILIVATFSLYIGIAIFNRARATSDFYVAGRGVPPVFNGMAIGADWMSAASFIGMAGTVMALGYDGLAYIMGWTGGYLLLTFLLAPQLRKYGRYTVPEFIGDRYRSNTARLIAAIATIIISFTYSVGQLSGSGVVIGRLLEVNTATGTMIGVVLIAFYSAMGGMKGITWTQVAQYLVLIIAYLIPVIFMSLQLTQNPAPWLSYGQIIQELQVLDQQLGITEYVVPFTEATKWQFLALMFTLMAGTAGLPHVIVRFYTVATMKAARWSGAWALLFIGLLYLSAPAYAAFSRFILMTEVAGSSLTSLPAWTQAWIDTGELSLADSNGDGVLQWTEIMISNDIVVMATPEIANLGVFIIGLMAAGAMAAALSTAGGLMIAISAALSHDIYFRSINPNASEKKRLAVGRWSIVLATVFAGLIALNPPGAITQIVAWAFALASGSFFPALFLGVWWKRANGPGVIAGMLVGLTVTLSYIFAAKYGGFTILGIIDTGAGVFGATAAILTNIIVSLSTAPPTQEAQDEVTDLRYPEQVQYKNGEVWLKEE from the coding sequence GTGGATGGACAGTTTACTGTATCACTCATCCTCATAGTCGCTACCTTTTCTCTGTATATAGGGATCGCGATCTTTAATAGAGCACGTGCCACGTCAGACTTTTATGTGGCTGGTCGCGGAGTTCCACCTGTTTTTAACGGGATGGCTATTGGTGCTGACTGGATGAGTGCAGCTTCTTTTATTGGTATGGCTGGTACCGTTATGGCACTTGGTTATGATGGACTCGCTTATATTATGGGGTGGACAGGCGGTTACCTGCTTTTAACTTTTTTACTAGCACCACAGCTTAGAAAATATGGACGTTATACAGTTCCGGAATTTATCGGAGATAGGTATCGTAGCAATACGGCACGGCTTATTGCTGCAATTGCGACGATTATTATTAGTTTTACGTACTCCGTTGGTCAGTTATCAGGATCAGGTGTTGTTATTGGACGTCTACTTGAAGTGAACACAGCGACGGGTACAATGATCGGGGTTGTACTCATTGCCTTTTATTCTGCGATGGGTGGAATGAAGGGGATAACTTGGACACAAGTGGCTCAATATCTCGTCCTCATTATTGCTTATTTGATTCCAGTTATTTTTATGTCTTTACAGCTTACACAAAACCCTGCACCTTGGTTATCTTACGGTCAAATTATTCAGGAATTACAGGTGCTTGATCAACAGCTTGGCATCACCGAATATGTAGTTCCTTTTACGGAAGCGACAAAATGGCAGTTTCTTGCATTAATGTTTACATTGATGGCAGGTACAGCAGGGCTTCCTCACGTTATTGTTCGGTTTTATACGGTTGCTACGATGAAAGCGGCACGATGGAGCGGGGCGTGGGCACTTCTCTTTATTGGCTTACTGTATTTATCTGCTCCAGCTTATGCAGCTTTTTCAAGGTTCATCCTTATGACGGAAGTAGCGGGATCTTCATTGACCAGCCTGCCAGCTTGGACACAGGCTTGGATTGATACAGGGGAGTTATCTTTAGCAGATTCTAATGGTGACGGTGTTTTACAATGGACAGAAATCATGATCAGTAATGACATTGTTGTTATGGCTACACCTGAAATTGCTAATCTCGGCGTATTTATTATTGGGTTAATGGCTGCTGGCGCGATGGCTGCAGCACTATCAACAGCTGGTGGGTTAATGATTGCGATCTCAGCAGCGCTTTCACACGATATTTATTTCCGTAGTATTAATCCTAACGCTAGTGAAAAGAAACGACTAGCTGTGGGAAGGTGGTCGATTGTCCTTGCTACTGTTTTTGCCGGGTTGATCGCATTAAACCCACCAGGAGCCATCACACAAATTGTTGCCTGGGCCTTTGCTTTAGCATCAGGATCCTTTTTCCCTGCTTTGTTCCTTGGTGTTTGGTGGAAACGGGCAAATGGACCTGGTGTTATAGCTGGAATGCTCGTTGGTTTAACGGTTACGCTTAGCTATATTTTTGCTGCTAAGTATGGAGGGTTTACTATCTTAGGAATCATCGATACGGGAGCAGGTGTATTTGGTGCTACAGCAGCTATTCTAACAAATATCATAGTGTCACTATCTACGGCACCACCAACACAAGAAGCACAGGATGAAGTAACCGATCTAAGGTATCCGGAACAAGTCCAGTACAAAAATGGAGAAGTTTGGCTTAAAGAAGAATAA
- a CDS encoding MurR/RpiR family transcriptional regulator: protein MSYTSGGLAMLKSVENTLPTSEQKIAKYILSSPEPVITMTVKELAEQSETSSAAVIRLCKSLDLKGFQELKMRIAGDVQKPSSSEYRDIDKGESIHHIIEQMTHNGVQIIKETEEMLRREDVEQAVQDIHEANSIHLFGIGASGLVAADGQQKFLRAGRYAFYLQDPHMSYTTLSNARENDVAVVVSFSGETKEAVQFIRLAKKNGMKTISITKYGSTTISQLADIALYTSSTQEAMIRSAATSSRLAQLHVIDTLFMSYVSNHYDEVIQSLDRSRAAIDQHKN from the coding sequence ATGTCGTACACATCTGGCGGCTTAGCCATGTTAAAAAGTGTAGAAAATACCCTGCCCACTTCTGAACAAAAGATTGCTAAATATATCTTATCCTCACCGGAACCTGTCATAACGATGACCGTAAAAGAACTTGCTGAGCAAAGTGAGACAAGTTCTGCTGCCGTCATTCGCTTGTGTAAATCACTGGATTTAAAAGGTTTCCAAGAACTAAAAATGAGGATTGCCGGAGATGTTCAAAAGCCATCTTCTTCGGAATACCGAGACATTGATAAAGGGGAATCGATTCACCATATCATTGAACAAATGACACATAATGGGGTTCAAATTATAAAAGAAACCGAGGAAATGCTTAGACGGGAAGATGTAGAGCAGGCGGTTCAGGACATCCATGAAGCGAATTCAATCCATTTGTTTGGCATCGGTGCCTCAGGGCTTGTGGCTGCTGATGGACAGCAGAAGTTCTTGCGGGCAGGACGGTACGCTTTTTATTTACAAGATCCCCACATGTCTTATACAACGTTATCCAATGCGAGGGAAAATGATGTAGCCGTCGTTGTATCTTTTTCCGGTGAAACGAAAGAAGCGGTTCAATTTATTCGACTGGCTAAGAAAAATGGCATGAAGACCATCAGTATTACTAAATATGGTTCTACTACCATCTCACAGCTTGCTGACATCGCTCTTTACACGTCATCAACCCAGGAAGCGATGATTCGCAGTGCTGCTACCTCATCAAGACTAGCCCAGCTTCATGTCATCGACACTCTATTTATGAGTTATGTATCCAACCACTATGATGAAGTCATCCAATCACTCGATCGCTCCAGGGCCGCTATCGACCAACACAAGAACTAA
- the murQ gene encoding N-acetylmuramic acid 6-phosphate etherase — protein sequence MNIKEISTERRNSSTLTIDQANSLEIVQLMNKEDSQVPQAIGKILPEIASAIDGITERMGLGGRLIYVGAGTSGRLGILDASECPPTFSTDPEDVQALIAGGEAAITSSFEGAEDDVERGRADLQGREVRSQDVVVGIAASGRTPYTIGAMELAKEKGALVLALVCSQDSEMEKAADRTLVAEVGPEVITGSTRLKAGTAQKLILNMLSTGTMIKQGKVYSNLMVDVQPTNKKLQIRSKHIIMEATGVIEEEAAQALVEYGAVKPAILSLLTSLKGDHVHAALTKHNGHIGKAIQAQQKEEK from the coding sequence ATGAATATAAAGGAAATTTCTACGGAGCGGAGAAATTCAAGCACATTGACGATTGACCAGGCCAATAGTTTGGAAATCGTACAGTTAATGAACAAGGAGGATAGCCAAGTTCCTCAGGCTATTGGAAAAATTCTGCCGGAGATTGCATCGGCTATTGATGGCATTACGGAACGCATGGGGCTAGGCGGACGACTGATTTATGTGGGAGCGGGCACGAGCGGCCGTCTCGGGATTCTAGATGCATCTGAGTGTCCTCCTACGTTTAGTACTGATCCTGAAGATGTTCAAGCGCTCATTGCTGGCGGGGAAGCGGCGATTACAAGTTCTTTTGAAGGGGCAGAGGATGATGTGGAAAGGGGACGTGCTGATTTACAAGGAAGAGAGGTCAGAAGTCAAGATGTGGTGGTTGGAATAGCGGCGAGTGGGCGTACCCCGTATACGATTGGGGCTATGGAATTGGCAAAAGAAAAGGGAGCTCTTGTACTTGCGCTTGTCTGTTCACAGGATTCAGAAATGGAGAAGGCTGCAGATCGAACGTTGGTTGCAGAGGTGGGGCCCGAGGTGATCACGGGATCGACTCGATTAAAGGCAGGGACCGCACAAAAGTTGATCTTAAATATGTTATCGACGGGCACAATGATCAAACAAGGGAAAGTGTATAGTAATTTAATGGTTGACGTGCAGCCGACTAACAAAAAGTTACAAATTCGCTCAAAGCATATTATTATGGAGGCGACGGGTGTCATCGAGGAAGAAGCGGCACAGGCACTTGTTGAATACGGGGCCGTAAAGCCAGCGATCCTATCCTTACTAACCTCTCTTAAAGGCGATCACGTTCATGCAGCTCTTACTAAACATAACGGGCACATAGGCAAAGCAATCCAAGCCCAGCAAAAAGAAGAGAAATAA